The following are encoded together in the Kwoniella europaea PYCC6329 chromosome 1, complete sequence genome:
- a CDS encoding mitochondrial division protein 1: protein MPSSHDDHDKPLRQALDPISSPYMSSINGTLSIAKEVLMGSFQSEHRRSESTRILSDLAPSLMQPRFLNAASTYGPSRSLGKPPSRPSSLMRLPTSLPYGISNVGVKPTSSSLAIIEAVDRLSSLSLTTPEEGEVGDQPSLIKGFKATIPSSELAKQRRRLIRGGIIDQDLGNEKLGLKKLGDRARGLLTNHEEEGELDIGRKAKRRKRQRESRRISEGRHLEGKLHLEDLVQQADEIQQDKENLHVRQSLIHAEILEVSAKIDALEDIRRRLETSLLHLQEEDLELDDELEGVQELMASPAIKSAAGTRALPPSTAAAVTKKSSRRRKGPAFLPSEHDELPKGVAFMTLNGHNGPITALDFNEPYGMLVTAGQDDIVKVWDLCDGEEIGQLRGHTGTVKALQVEDTLCLTGGSDGAIRLWDLRMVEDYEERLQSQLEELARQDPLERIANQNQKLHDEHDDDGEDLGKEKDEFDWEEGPSHITQATQVDIASPCVRTLEGHSKSVTALYYEDGCLVTGSSDKTIRQWDVATGQCVLTMDILWAISNPPPAPAPTPAPAPKLRHRSSTSFGSIHYDDILPSPGASLVGMSGASLLSAVAGNQFAVPTPPYADGSWEMYQDFVGGVQFWGYALASGSGDGGVRMWDMRTGQAHRTLAGHTAPVTCLQFDEMNIVTGSLDKTIRIWDLRMGQASEVHRYEYPVTALQFDSRKVIACTGENGLENYNRTTHQHSRLVTNGHIKPVEKMRFIDKYLVSGGRDGAAKVWAM from the exons ATGCCTTCATCTCACGATGATCACGACAAACCCCTCCGTCAGGCTTTAgatccaatctcttcaccttACATGTCATCTATCAATGGGACCTTGTCAATCGCCAAGGAAGTATTGATGGGATCATTCCAATCTGAACATCGTCGCTCGGAAAGTACAAGGATCCTCTCTGACC TCGCACCATCATTGATGCAACCCCGGTTCCTCAATGCAGCCAGTACATACGGCCCATCTCGTTCACTTGGTAAACCTCCCTCCAGACCTAGCtcattgatgagattacCCACCTCTCTACCCTACGGAATAAGTAACGTCGGTGTTAAACctacttcatcctctttagCAATAATAGAAGCAGTAGATAGATTATCTTCTCTATCACTTACTACCCCCGAAGAGGGCGAAGTAGGTGATCAACCAAGTCTGATCAAAGGGTTCAAAGCTACTATACCTTCATCTGAATTGGCCAAACAGCGTAGAAGATTGATAAGAGGCGGTATTATAGATCAGGATCTGGGTAATGAAAAATTAGGACTAAAGAAATTAGGTGATAGAGCTAGAGGTTTGTTGACCAaccatgaagaagaaggggagtTGGATATTGGTAGGAAAgcgaaaagaaggaaaagacAGAGAGAATCTAGAAGAATAAGTGAAGGTAGACATTTGGAGGGGAAGTTGCATTTGGAAGATTTGGTTCAGCAGGCGGATGAGATTCAGCAGGATAAAGAGAATTTACATGTAAGGCAG TCCCTCATACACGCTGAGATACTGGAAGTCTCAGCCAAGATCGATGCCTTAGAAGATATCCGTCGGCGACTTGAGACCTCTCTGTTACAtctacaagaagaagatctagagctggatgatgagttggaagggGTACAGGAATTGATGGCTTCTCCAGCTATCAAATCTGCTGCTGGTACTAGagctttaccaccttccacaGCCGCGGCTGTGACCAAGAAAAGctcgagaagaaggaaaggacCGGCTTTCTTACCATCTGAACATGACGAGTTACCCAAAGGAGTCGCgttcatg ACCCTCAACGGACACAATGGGCCTATAACGGCATTAGATTTCAACGAACCGTATGGGATGCTGGTCACCGCTggacaagatgatatagtgaaAGTATGGGATTTGTGTGACGGAGAAGAGATTGGTCAATTGCGAGGACATACGGGAACAGTCAAAGCCTTACAGGTCGAGGATACTCTATGTCTTACTGGTGGTTCAGATGGTGCTATCAGATTATGGGATTTGAGGATGGTAGAAGATTACGAAGAGAGATTACAATCacaattggaagaattggCCAGACAGGATCCATTGGAGAGAATAGcgaatcagaatcagaaacTACacgatgaacatgatgatgatggtgaagatttgggtaaagagaaagatgaatttgatTGGGAAGAAGGACCAAGTCACATCACTCAAGCAACCCAGGTTGACATCGCTAGTCCGTGTGTCAGGACTCTAGAAGGACATAGTAAGAGTGTGACTGCGCTATActatgaagatggatgtttGGTCACTGGATCATCGGATAAGACGATAAGACAATGGGACGTGGCTACTGGACAATGTGTTTTGACGATGGATATTCTATGGGCAATATCCAAccctccacctgctcctgctcctacCCCTGCTCCAGCACCGAAGTTGCGACATCGATCTTCGACGTCCTTCGGATCAATACATTACGATGATATCCTCCCGTCACCTGGTGCATCCCTCGTTGGAATGTCAGGTGCGAGTCTACTAAGTGCTGTAGCTGGAAACCAATTCGCCGTACCCACCCCACCGTATGCGGATGGTTCCTGGGAGATGTATCAAGATTTCGTAGGTGGTGTGCAATTCTGGGGATACGCCCTGGCCAGTGGgagtggtgatggtggagtGAGAATGTGGGATA TGAGGACCGGTCAGGCTCATCGAACACTGGCTGGACACACTGCACCAGTGACATGTCTCCAATTCGACGAGATGAATATCGTCACGGGTAGTTTAGACAAGACCATTCGA ATTTGGGACTTGCGAATGGGTCAAGCATCCGAAGTACATAGATACGAATACCCCGTAACGGCCTTACAATTCGACAGTAGGAAGGTTATTGCGTGTACGGGTGAGAATGGCTTGGAGAATTACAATAGGACGACACATCAACATTCTAGATTGGTGACGAATGGACATATCAAACCtgttgagaagatgaggttCATCGATAAGTATCTGGTCTCTGGAGGTAGAGACGGAGCGGCGAAAGTGTGGGCGATGTGA